The following are from one region of the Pleurodeles waltl isolate 20211129_DDA chromosome 4_1, aPleWal1.hap1.20221129, whole genome shotgun sequence genome:
- the LOC138287422 gene encoding pseudouridylate synthase 1 homolog: MKAIRLLNIWSCKRWVRGQQNSAQTFSPFSDGVQSRAVSSRSAEDVLKEDVPDREEQHAEGSEIKEVRQPKRKYALLMAYSGREYYGMQINPGVPTVELVLISAFINAQCVPKDCTTTVRTWLNLQRCARTDKGVSALGQLVSVRLLKSEDLMEKINAHLPADIRVLGVKQVTKGFNAKSMCEARTYSYTLPTFALAHGTEPDSSFRLPREDFHRFHHILTFYQGTHRYHNFTSHKTADDPSVFRHMFKATLQEPYLDMGHEFTTIEITGQSFLLHQIRKMVGLALAVSRGVVPEDFLPASVAAENRLKIRTAPGLGLVLEQTYFKWYNKRFGGDGLHSPLTWEDAAPATETFRKDHILPAIVQGELEDLSMTRWLRTLSEPSQDE, from the exons TCTTCACGGAGTGCCGAAGATGTACTGAAGGAAGATGTCCCAGACCGAGAGGAACAACATGCAGAGGGAAGTGAGATCAAAGAGGTCAGACAGCCAAAAAGGAAGTATGCCCTCTTGATGGCATATAGTGGCAGAGAATACTATGGAATGCAG ATAAACCCTGGGGTGCCCACTGTTGAGTTGGTGCTGATTTCTGCATTCATAAATGCTCAGTGCGTCCCAAAGGACTGTACCACTACGGTGCGGACCTGGCTGAATCTCCAGCGTTGTGCCAGGACGGACAAG GGCGTCTCCGCATTGGGGCAGCTGGTCTCCGTGCGGCTCCTCAAGTCCGAAGACCTGATGGAGAAGATCAACGCCCACCTACCCGCTGACATCCGCGTACTAG GTGTGAAGCAAGTCACTAAAGGATTTAACGCTAAGAGTATGTGTGAGGCAAGGACCTATTCATACACTCTGCCAACCTTCGCGCTCGCCCATGGTACTGAGCCAGACTCCAGCTTCCGCCTACCACGAGAGGACTTTCATCGTTTCCACCATATTCTCACTTTCTATCAAGGCACCCACCGCTACCACAATTTCACCTCACACAAGACTGCTGATGACCCCAGTGTGTTCCGACACATGTTTAAGGCGACCTTACAGGAGCCATACTTGGACATGGGCCACGAGTTCACCACCATCGAGATCACAGGGCAGAGCTTCCTGTTGCATCAGATCCGGAAGATGGTAGGTCTGGCACTAGCTGTGTCCCGGGGGGTGGTACCTGAGGACTTTCTACCTGCATCCGTGGCTGCAGAGAACAGGTTGAAGATCCGGACTGCCCCTGGACTGGGGCTAGTTTTAGAGCAGACCTATTTCAAGTGGTACAACAAGCGCTTTGGTGGGGATGGTCTGCACTCTCCACTCACGTGGGAGGATGCCGCGCCAGCGACAGAGACCTTCCGCAAGGACCACATACTACCTGCAATTGTGCAGGGAGAGCTGGAGGATCTATCGATGACTCGATGGTTGAGGACGCTCTCAGAACCCAGCCAGGACGAGTGA